GATCCACTTTCGACGCCGGGGCATCGAGGAAAGCGAAATAGGCGCGCACCATGTCCTTGATGTTCAGGTTTGGGCGCAGTTGTCGCCCGCCGAAAATGCGGATTTTGCGGTTCACCAACGCGTGAATCGTCAGGATGTTGACCGTGAGGTCAAGCCGCAGCCGCGGCGCGTAACCGCAAACTGTCGCCGGCCGGACGATGATTCGTTCCATTCCCCGGACATCCGGGTGTGCAAGCAGGTCGCGCTCGCAATCGAGCTTAAAGCGCGAATAATCCGTCAGCGGCTGCGGCTCCGCGTCTTCGCGCACGTTCGGGTCCTCTTTAACGCCATACACACTGGATGAGCTGGCGTAAATGAACCGCCTCACGCCCTGATCAACGGCGCCGCGCAGCAGGCCGCTGAACGCGGTGTAGTTGATCGACTTGCCAAGCGTCGGGTCCAGCTCGAAGCTTGGGTCGTTGGAAATACAGGCGAGGTGAATGACAACGTCCACTCCGTGCAACGCCTGTTTCAACCGGGTGGAATCGCGAATGTCGAGCTCGATCAATTCGAGTTGCGGATGGCCGTTGGCCTCACCGAACGCGTCGCGGCCGTACCAGAACAAGTCCACGACCTTGACGCGATAACCGCGCTCGATCAGCGCGGGCACCAGCGCGCTGCCCACGTAACCGCCGCCGCCCGTGACGAGCACCGTGCGGAAGCCGTTCGGATTGTTACTGTTCATCATGCGTCAGCATAAAGATGCGGCAGCTTATGGTCGCACCCGGGTTATTCAATCGTTTTTTGTCGGGATTGACACTCCAGGGCGCGGCCGGGGATCTCACTTCATCAGCGATGTGATGTGCCGGAAAAGGCTGGCTGGCTCAATAAAACTGCGGTTGCCCATGATGGTGCAGGCCTCTGCCCCGACCACATTCGCGATGAAACCCAGCACCGCCGGAGGAACACCGAGCGCCGCGCATGGCGCTGTCACACCGAGAACGGCGTCGCCCGCACCCACCCGGTCCACCACCCTGATGGAAAAGGCCGGCACCGTGAACGCCCCATGGTCGCGATCCTGCACCACGCACCCAAAACTTCCCTGGGTGACCAGGAGCTTCCGGGTGCCGATTTTCTCCGCCAGGCTTCGGGTCAGGATGCCCAGGTCCGCGGTCAGTTGCCGCGCGTCGAGCCGCACTTCCATCTCACCAATCGAGGCATAGTCCGCCCGCGGATATTTCGAGATGGTATTGAAGCCCCTGTTCCCCGCGTTGGTTTGCGTGTTCACAGCCAGGTATTTCGCCTTTCCACAGACCAGCGCACGCACCCTTTGCGTGAGCAGCCCGTGGCCGTAATCCGCGACGATGACCACGTCGTATTGCGGAATGAGTTTTTCCAGCAACCGGCAAAAACCTTCCTCGGCCTCAACCGGCAGTTCGCGGTCGTCCATGACGTACACCTCGAACAGCTTCGCGCCGGGGTATTCCTGCAGGAACCGCCGCTTGATGATGGTGGATGAGCCGTGCACGCGGACGAAATGCGGAACGACGTTGTTATTGAGCCGGGAGCGGATGAAGTCTTCGCACGAGTTGACATCGCCCAGTGAACTCAGCACGCCCACCTCGTCGCAGAAGTTCGAGACATGGTTCGCGATCGCCAGAATGCCGCCCACGTATTGTTCGGTGCGGTTGTGCAGCGCCGCGAGAATCGATTCCTTGCCGGACTTGCCCAGCACGGAACAGAACTGGTATTCGTCGATAATCGACTCCCCGATGACGAGCACCTTGAGCTTGCGAATGGCCTGAAGGTAACCAACGATTTCCCCGGGCGTGTGCTGGGCGCGGAACTGTTCGAGAAACGCCTTCGTTGCGGGCGTGAAGACTTCCATGAAGCGGTTGATGAGCGTCGAGGCGCTGTAGGTCTCCTCGTCGGTATAAACGAGCCTGCCCCCAACGCTCTGGATCGCGGCCTCCTCCTTTTCAACGGCGTCGGAGTGGTCCCGTTTGCCCGACTCGCGAACGATGCCCTTCACGAACAGGGCCGGTTTGAGCAGTTGAATCGTCTCCACGGCGGTGGGCCATCCGTTGATAGCAACGTAATCAACGCAGGCAAGCGAAGCCAGGGCTTCCGCGCGGAGCCGTTCCGGGAAGGCGGGCCGGTGCGGACCTTTGTTGACAAAATGGTCGGGAGTTATCGTAACCACCAGCACGTCTCCGAGTTTTCGCGCGGCCTCCAGGTGCTTGATATGTCCGATGTGAAGCAGATCAAAAACGCCGTGGCAATGAATGATTTTCTTTTCCTGTGCGCGCAGCTTCGCCAGCGTTCCCGCCAGATCCTCCAGCCGCTTGATTTTGTCGCTCGTCGTTTCCATTTCGTTTTGCGCTGTCGGGACCGCACTGCCAAAAAATTCGCCCGCCCACCGGAGACGCCGCCCTGTTGCAATTCGCGTCCGCCGCGAGGGTTATACGCGCGGCCGGGCGGTTTTGCAAATATTCGCCATCTCAAATTTGACCGTCAATCTGCGCCGCGATCTCCCCGCCGATGGTCAGCGACGCAGTGGCCGCCGGGCTGGGTGCGTTCAAGACGTGCAGCGTGCGCTGTCGGCGCACAAAACAGAAGTCCTGCACCAGTTCGCCTTCGGGCGACATCGCCTGGGCGCGAACGCCAGCACCGCCCGTCTCCAGATCCTCTTCGCGGATTTCCGGCACCAGACGTTGAAGCGATTCGCAAAACAGTCGTTTGCTGAACGACCGTTTCAACTCCTCCCAACACATTTTCCGGTTGCGTCCCAAAAAGCGCCAGAATCCGTAGAACGCCAGCGCGTCGTAGAGTTCGCGCAGGTTGACGTCGGTTTTGCGATATCCCTCGCGCGCGAAAGCGAGAACCGCGTTCGGGCCGGCTTCGATCCCCCCTTCAATCAGGCGCGTAAAATGGACGCCCAGAAACGGGAACCGTGGATCCGGGACCGGGTAGATAAGATGACGAACGAGGAATTGACGTTCCGGTTTGATTTTGTAGTACTCGCCGCGGAACGGCACGATACGCACTTCACGCCTTTCACCCGCGAGTTCGCTGACGCGATCACAGTGCAATCCCGCGCAGTTGATCAGGAAATCACCTTCGAAGGCGCCCGCAGTGGTCCCGGCCAGCCATCCGCCCCTTGTCGGTGTCAACGCCGTCACCTTCGCCCCCGTCACCACCCGGCCGCCCTGAATGGCAATCTTTTTCAACAAAACAGCGCACACGCTCGGATAGTCCACAATGCCCTCCTGCGGGACACGCAGCGCGGCAATGCCGCCAACGTGCGGTTCCACCTCCCGCATCTGCTCGAGCGACAACAGTTGCAACCCCTGCAGACCGTTTTTTTGGCCGCGCTCGTGCAGGTCACGCAACCGCTGCAACTCGGATTCGTCCACTGCCACGACGAGTTTCCCGCAAATCTCGTGCGGGATACTGTTCTCCCGGCAAAAGGCAACCATCTCCTGTATGCCGGCGACGGCCATCCGTGCCTTGATGGATCCCGGTTTGTAATAAAGACCGCAATGAAGCACGCCGCTGTTGTTGCCGGTTTGGTGGCGCCCGACATCCGCCTCTTTCTCGAGAACCGTAACCTGCGCATCGGGAAAGCGCATCGCAAGTTTATACGCGGTCGCCAAGCCGACTATCCCGCCACCGATGATGATGACACGTCGAGTTCCCACAGTTGGATCGCTTGACCGGATGGTGAACGGCGGCGGCGGCGTTGGTCAAGCGCAGCTGCAAACTCGCGGCGGTGAATCACCGCTCCCGTTGTGGCGCATGGGGGAAGTTTGGTATTGGACTCGGCGGTCTATTCTGTATCTTGGGGCGCCGAAATTTTTGCGTTCGAAAAAATCCTGATATGCCCGGGCAAATCCATTCGCCGCCATCGATTGCAACTCGCCGCCGGGATTTCTTTTTGGCCGTGCTCTGTCTGGCGGTGATCCTGGGTGTTCTTTTCCACAAGAGCTTTGAATCCGATCAGATCCTGTTTTCCAACGATGGCCCGCTGGGCGCCATCCGGGCACAGGCAGACCACATGTGGAGCAATATGCTCGGGGTCTGGCAGGCATTGAACTGGGTCGGGACCCCGGCGCCGAACGT
Above is a genomic segment from Candidatus Angelobacter sp. containing:
- a CDS encoding NAD-dependent epimerase/dehydratase family protein, whose protein sequence is MMNSNNPNGFRTVLVTGGGGYVGSALVPALIERGYRVKVVDLFWYGRDAFGEANGHPQLELIELDIRDSTRLKQALHGVDVVIHLACISNDPSFELDPTLGKSINYTAFSGLLRGAVDQGVRRFIYASSSSVYGVKEDPNVREDAEPQPLTDYSRFKLDCERDLLAHPDVRGMERIIVRPATVCGYAPRLRLDLTVNILTIHALVNRKIRIFGGRQLRPNLNIKDMVRAYFAFLDAPASKVD
- a CDS encoding PfkB family carbohydrate kinase, whose protein sequence is METTSDKIKRLEDLAGTLAKLRAQEKKIIHCHGVFDLLHIGHIKHLEAARKLGDVLVVTITPDHFVNKGPHRPAFPERLRAEALASLACVDYVAINGWPTAVETIQLLKPALFVKGIVRESGKRDHSDAVEKEEAAIQSVGGRLVYTDEETYSASTLINRFMEVFTPATKAFLEQFRAQHTPGEIVGYLQAIRKLKVLVIGESIIDEYQFCSVLGKSGKESILAALHNRTEQYVGGILAIANHVSNFCDEVGVLSSLGDVNSCEDFIRSRLNNNVVPHFVRVHGSSTIIKRRFLQEYPGAKLFEVYVMDDRELPVEAEEGFCRLLEKLIPQYDVVIVADYGHGLLTQRVRALVCGKAKYLAVNTQTNAGNRGFNTISKYPRADYASIGEMEVRLDARQLTADLGILTRSLAEKIGTRKLLVTQGSFGCVVQDRDHGAFTVPAFSIRVVDRVGAGDAVLGVTAPCAALGVPPAVLGFIANVVGAEACTIMGNRSFIEPASLFRHITSLMK
- the lhgO gene encoding L-2-hydroxyglutarate oxidase: MGTRRVIIIGGGIVGLATAYKLAMRFPDAQVTVLEKEADVGRHQTGNNSGVLHCGLYYKPGSIKARMAVAGIQEMVAFCRENSIPHEICGKLVVAVDESELQRLRDLHERGQKNGLQGLQLLSLEQMREVEPHVGGIAALRVPQEGIVDYPSVCAVLLKKIAIQGGRVVTGAKVTALTPTRGGWLAGTTAGAFEGDFLINCAGLHCDRVSELAGERREVRIVPFRGEYYKIKPERQFLVRHLIYPVPDPRFPFLGVHFTRLIEGGIEAGPNAVLAFAREGYRKTDVNLRELYDALAFYGFWRFLGRNRKMCWEELKRSFSKRLFCESLQRLVPEIREEDLETGGAGVRAQAMSPEGELVQDFCFVRRQRTLHVLNAPSPAATASLTIGGEIAAQIDGQI